The proteins below are encoded in one region of Thermococcus sp. 21S7:
- a CDS encoding Na+/H+ antiporter NhaC family protein, whose translation MSDFGILSLLPPLVAIILAIWTKRVILALFAGVWIGGVMVSGWNPVTGTTQTLDWIVGNAIDDWNVKILIFDFLIGAGVGLIYKSGGAMAIGRALASKVRSSRGASLMGWLLGVLIFFDDYTNTIIVGNTMRPITDRTRVSREMLAYIDDSTAAPVAGLAIVSTWIGYEVGLIGDAFKDLNVDYGAYVAWMHSVPFRFYSILAIILVFIVAFTHRHYGPMLKAEMRARTEGKVLRDGARPLMTTEVDLGMPKEDGSVHIFIWPILTLIFVTLYGMWYTGGGSEVYATDGLMGVLGNSDSALALLWGSFAMVVVAFFLVLGMRRMTVEEAEDAIIRGMKQMIIANTILLLAWSIKSATDAVGTAPYIVDLAKSAGVTGSWVPLIVFLISMFISFTTGTSWGTFSIMLPIAIPLAYGVTGYVGPEVFAAIGAVFAGGIFGDHCSPISDTTIMSSMFSGSDHIDHVTTQVPYAVTASSVGIILYVLFGFGVHSWAILLPLGLVLLVGAWYFLTEWYGRKYGIPHGKVPVYVAEK comes from the coding sequence GTGTCGGACTTTGGGATACTGTCTCTGCTGCCGCCTCTGGTGGCTATTATCTTGGCGATATGGACGAAGAGGGTTATCCTGGCTCTGTTCGCCGGTGTCTGGATTGGAGGTGTAATGGTCTCCGGATGGAACCCTGTGACAGGAACCACCCAAACCCTCGATTGGATAGTAGGCAACGCCATCGATGACTGGAACGTCAAGATACTCATCTTTGACTTCCTCATCGGTGCGGGTGTGGGATTGATATACAAGTCTGGAGGAGCGATGGCGATAGGCCGCGCCCTGGCGAGCAAAGTACGCAGCAGTCGCGGTGCCTCACTGATGGGATGGCTCCTCGGTGTGCTCATCTTCTTCGATGACTACACCAACACCATCATAGTCGGTAACACCATGAGGCCCATCACCGACAGGACCCGCGTTTCCCGTGAGATGCTCGCCTACATAGACGACTCGACGGCCGCGCCGGTTGCGGGACTGGCCATAGTCTCTACCTGGATAGGCTACGAGGTCGGTCTCATCGGCGACGCCTTCAAGGACCTCAACGTTGACTACGGCGCCTACGTCGCCTGGATGCACAGCGTTCCCTTCAGGTTCTACTCGATACTCGCGATAATACTGGTCTTCATCGTGGCCTTCACCCACAGGCACTACGGCCCGATGCTCAAGGCAGAGATGCGCGCCAGGACCGAGGGCAAAGTCCTCCGCGATGGCGCAAGGCCGCTCATGACAACCGAGGTTGACCTAGGCATGCCGAAGGAGGACGGCAGCGTCCACATCTTCATCTGGCCGATACTGACGCTCATATTCGTCACCCTCTACGGCATGTGGTATACCGGCGGCGGAAGCGAGGTCTACGCCACCGATGGACTGATGGGTGTTCTTGGAAACTCCGACTCTGCCTTGGCGCTTCTCTGGGGCTCCTTCGCCATGGTCGTGGTTGCCTTCTTCCTCGTCCTGGGAATGAGGCGCATGACCGTCGAAGAAGCCGAGGACGCCATAATCCGAGGTATGAAGCAGATGATCATAGCCAACACGATACTGCTCTTGGCCTGGAGCATCAAGAGCGCCACCGACGCCGTCGGGACCGCCCCGTACATCGTTGACCTCGCCAAGAGCGCCGGCGTCACCGGCAGCTGGGTGCCGCTGATAGTGTTCCTCATCTCGATGTTCATCTCCTTCACGACCGGAACGAGCTGGGGAACCTTCAGCATAATGCTGCCCATCGCCATACCGCTCGCCTACGGGGTTACCGGCTATGTTGGTCCGGAGGTCTTCGCCGCCATCGGTGCTGTCTTCGCCGGCGGTATCTTTGGCGACCACTGCTCACCGATCAGCGACACGACCATCATGAGTTCAATGTTCTCCGGTTCGGACCACATAGACCACGTCACGACGCAGGTGCCGTACGCGGTAACCGCATCGAGCGTTGGCATCATACTCTACGTGCTCTTTGGCTTCGGCGTCCACAGCTGGGCGATACTCCTTCCGCTTGGCCTTGTTCTCCTCGTCGGCGCTTGGTACTTCCTCACGGAGTGGTACGGCAGGAAGTACGGCATACCGCACGGAAAGGTTCCGGTGTACGTGGCAGAGAAGTGA
- a CDS encoding pantoate kinase, with translation MLVRTFVPAHITAFFVPMFHDDPLKAGSLGAGVNLDKGVNVFASIETGTLERHVHVAFNGEPVGKKRAVISYSVADELVPEDFHGEVEIWQYFDFPNGYGFGNSAGGALGTALALSYAFGGTWLKAAQIAHKYEVLNRGGLGDVIAQLAGGIEVRVKAGGPGIGVVDNLFFEDYRVLVVPLGRLSTREVLDGDVVKVIEREGNEALEKLLREPSPERMMVLAREFAEKTGLLNGELLELAGELDRVLRNPSSMIMLGRGLFALLRKEEVEGAKNLLADLGLPYDVTGIHGGRPVVGRWVG, from the coding sequence TTGCTCGTTAGAACCTTCGTTCCCGCTCACATAACGGCCTTCTTCGTCCCCATGTTTCACGATGACCCGCTCAAAGCCGGCTCCCTCGGGGCGGGGGTGAACCTCGACAAGGGTGTCAACGTCTTCGCGAGCATAGAAACCGGCACCCTGGAGAGACACGTACACGTTGCCTTCAACGGCGAGCCGGTTGGGAAGAAAAGGGCGGTCATAAGCTACTCCGTCGCGGACGAACTCGTTCCGGAGGATTTCCACGGAGAGGTTGAAATCTGGCAGTACTTCGACTTCCCGAACGGATACGGCTTCGGTAACAGCGCCGGCGGTGCCCTGGGAACTGCTTTGGCCTTAAGCTACGCCTTCGGCGGGACGTGGCTTAAAGCCGCCCAGATAGCGCACAAGTACGAGGTTCTCAACAGGGGCGGCCTCGGGGACGTCATAGCCCAGCTCGCCGGCGGGATAGAGGTTCGCGTTAAGGCGGGCGGCCCGGGAATCGGGGTTGTCGACAATCTGTTCTTCGAGGACTACCGGGTTCTCGTGGTTCCTCTTGGAAGGCTATCAACGAGGGAAGTTCTGGACGGCGACGTTGTGAAGGTCATAGAGCGCGAGGGAAATGAGGCACTTGAGAAGCTCCTCCGGGAGCCGAGTCCGGAAAGGATGATGGTTCTGGCGAGGGAATTCGCCGAGAAAACGGGCCTTCTGAACGGAGAGCTCCTTGAACTGGCGGGGGAGCTTGATAGAGTACTTAGAAATCCCAGTTCCATGATAATGCTGGGCAGGGGTCTCTTTGCCCTTCTCCGGAAGGAGGAGGTCGAGGGAGCGAAGAACCTCCTGGCCGATCTCGGTCTGCCCTACGATGTGACCGGAATCCACGGGGGCCGGCCCGTGGTGGGAAGGTGGGTCGGCTAA